One window of the Methylovirgula sp. HY1 genome contains the following:
- a CDS encoding bifunctional 5,10-methylenetetrahydrofolate dehydrogenase/5,10-methenyltetrahydrofolate cyclohydrolase, giving the protein MTLAKQDERAAGSEEGILRSSGDKALLIDGKKASEVVLAEVTIDAASLIAQGIKPGLAVILVGENPASQVYVKSKSKAAQACGFHSVQYDLSATTSEADLLALVDQLNGDPAIHGILVQLPLPAAINATRVLERVSPLKDVDGFHPFNAGLLSIGDLERALVPCTPAGSMVLLDKAMAALGTDLAGAETVVVGRSNIVGKPMAQLLLSRNATVTIAHSRTRNLPETVGRADVVVAAVGRPEMIRGDWIKPGAVVIDVGINRVPGEGLNAQGQPKTRLVGDVAFAEALSRAAAITPVPGGVGPMTIAMLMANTLRAAKLSRS; this is encoded by the coding sequence ATGACTTTGGCGAAACAGGATGAGCGGGCAGCGGGGTCCGAGGAGGGTATTCTTCGGTCGTCGGGCGACAAAGCCTTGCTGATCGACGGCAAGAAAGCTTCCGAAGTGGTGCTTGCGGAAGTGACGATCGATGCCGCATCTCTTATCGCCCAGGGAATTAAGCCAGGCCTCGCTGTCATTCTCGTCGGCGAGAATCCGGCGAGCCAAGTCTATGTCAAATCGAAGAGCAAGGCGGCACAGGCCTGCGGCTTCCATTCGGTTCAATATGATCTTTCGGCCACAACCAGCGAGGCCGATCTCCTCGCCTTGGTCGACCAGCTCAATGGCGATCCCGCCATCCATGGCATCCTGGTGCAATTGCCGCTGCCTGCCGCGATCAACGCGACACGGGTGCTGGAACGCGTGTCGCCGCTGAAAGACGTCGACGGATTTCATCCTTTCAATGCCGGGCTTTTGTCGATCGGCGATCTCGAGCGGGCGCTGGTTCCTTGCACGCCGGCCGGCTCGATGGTGCTGCTCGACAAGGCGATGGCGGCACTCGGCACGGATCTCGCCGGCGCCGAGACGGTCGTCGTCGGGCGCTCGAACATCGTCGGCAAGCCGATGGCGCAGTTGCTGCTCTCGCGCAATGCGACTGTGACCATCGCCCATTCGCGGACCCGCAATCTGCCGGAGACGGTCGGCCGCGCCGATGTGGTCGTCGCGGCGGTCGGTCGGCCGGAGATGATCCGTGGCGATTGGATCAAACCGGGCGCCGTCGTCATCGATGTCGGGATCAACCGGGTTCCGGGCGAGGGCCTGAATGCGCAGGGCCAGCCAAAGACCCGGCTCGTCGGCGATGTGGCCTTTGCCGAGGCTTTGTCGCGGGCCGCGGCGATCACGCCGGTGCCGGGAGGCGTTGGCCCGATGACCATCGCTATGCTGATGGCCAATACGCTGCGCGCCGCAAAACTGAGCCGCAGCTAG
- a CDS encoding AsmA family protein, with amino-acid sequence MKETANAATARRRIRVLRVSWLIGIVVAGVIAAMVAGSFVLTAAVLNSDLTAQIRRATGFSTTIHGSAHFVLFPQPHIDIQNISFSNPQAGLRVDADGFVGDLRFLPLLSGRAEVGHAILYNPKMVIDLDDRPMTPESALGRAAEAKSASPEAAAIDTARLAIVDIVEGSARLTRRGSRRDLRIDKINVSIDWRRLDASATLTGQFDLHDAPMHLDLWLSQPVELLRGGQSAATVHLDSSPLKLLASGYIAAGQQFQYKGSLIASAPSLRKIAELAGLPFTKRGRFADLDLRCDANIIGNTAALTNLHLRLDGNEYEGTLALQTEAGTSSLSGTLATDLLDVTPFVEGLPRPREAYGRWSSKSLDLSDLDFTNLDLRLSAARLHFNDIKIKDAAISVLTRPGFLDLALAEAVANGGAVRGHLTLSADGKALDLRASGSATGMDMRPLLRGHEVRHPLLGSLSGSMVLASSGGNIDQLIRGLSGRVQIAVTNGQVVGVDLAAALRDGTRQPFAAAKDPAGHVTNFGAANFGLKIAQGVAGITDGRIRGDNLALRFGGSVDLADRALDLWALAQTITADGKPGVPNPPLWLGVKGPWDDLQVSTNRPATTDAPTTLAPTKVPNTPVAK; translated from the coding sequence ATGAAAGAGACGGCAAATGCCGCGACGGCCCGACGGCGCATCAGGGTGCTGCGGGTCAGCTGGCTCATCGGCATCGTCGTCGCGGGCGTCATCGCGGCCATGGTGGCTGGAAGCTTCGTGCTCACCGCGGCGGTGCTGAACAGCGATCTCACCGCACAGATCCGGCGCGCCACCGGCTTTTCGACGACGATCCATGGCAGCGCCCATTTCGTCTTGTTTCCGCAGCCGCATATCGACATCCAGAACATCAGCTTCTCAAACCCCCAAGCGGGGCTGCGCGTCGATGCCGATGGATTCGTCGGCGATCTCCGCTTTCTGCCGCTGCTGTCCGGTCGGGCGGAAGTCGGCCATGCCATTCTCTACAACCCGAAAATGGTCATCGATCTCGATGATCGGCCGATGACCCCGGAAAGCGCGCTCGGCCGCGCCGCCGAGGCCAAATCGGCGAGCCCGGAAGCCGCCGCCATCGATACGGCGCGGCTCGCCATCGTCGATATTGTCGAGGGCAGTGCCCGCCTCACCCGGCGCGGCTCGCGGCGCGATCTGCGCATCGATAAAATCAATGTCTCGATCGATTGGCGCCGGCTCGATGCTTCCGCCACGCTCACCGGCCAGTTCGATCTTCATGATGCGCCGATGCATTTGGATCTTTGGCTTTCGCAGCCGGTCGAGCTCTTGCGCGGCGGCCAATCGGCCGCGACGGTCCATCTCGATTCCAGCCCGTTGAAGCTCTTGGCATCCGGCTACATCGCGGCCGGCCAGCAATTTCAATATAAGGGCAGCTTGATCGCCAGCGCGCCGTCTTTGCGCAAGATCGCCGAACTGGCCGGCCTGCCCTTCACCAAGCGCGGGCGCTTCGCCGATCTCGACCTGCGCTGTGACGCCAATATTATCGGCAATACGGCGGCGCTCACCAATCTGCACCTGCGCCTCGACGGCAATGAATATGAGGGCACGCTGGCGCTACAGACCGAGGCAGGCACATCGAGCCTTTCGGGAACGCTTGCGACCGATCTTCTCGATGTGACGCCCTTCGTCGAAGGCCTGCCGCGCCCACGCGAAGCCTATGGACGCTGGAGCAGCAAGTCGCTCGATCTGTCCGATCTCGACTTCACCAATCTCGACCTGCGGCTGTCGGCGGCGCGGCTCCATTTCAACGATATTAAAATCAAGGACGCCGCCATATCGGTGCTGACGCGGCCGGGTTTCCTCGATCTCGCATTGGCGGAAGCCGTCGCCAATGGCGGTGCGGTCCGCGGCCATCTAACGCTGTCCGCGGATGGCAAAGCGCTCGATTTGCGCGCCTCCGGCAGCGCCACTGGGATGGATATGCGACCTTTGCTGCGTGGCCATGAGGTCAGACATCCGCTGCTCGGATCGCTCAGCGGCTCGATGGTGCTCGCCAGCAGCGGCGGCAATATCGATCAACTGATTCGCGGTCTGTCGGGCCGCGTCCAGATCGCCGTCACCAATGGGCAGGTCGTCGGCGTCGATCTTGCGGCAGCTCTGCGCGATGGCACCCGCCAGCCTTTTGCCGCGGCAAAAGACCCAGCCGGACACGTCACCAATTTCGGCGCCGCCAATTTCGGGCTGAAGATCGCCCAGGGCGTCGCCGGCATCACCGACGGGCGCATTCGCGGCGACAATTTGGCTCTGCGTTTTGGCGGCAGCGTCGATCTCGCTGACCGCGCCCTCGATCTCTGGGCGCTTGCGCAAACCATTACGGCGGATGGCAAGCCCGGCGTGCCGAACCCGCCTCTTTGGCTCGGGGTCAAAGGACCGTGGGATGATTTGCAAGTGAGCACAAATCGGCCGGCCACGACCGACGCCCCCACCACGCTCGCCCCGACGAAGGTGCCAAACACACCAGTCGCCAAATAG
- the lexA gene encoding transcriptional repressor LexA, producing MLTKKQSELLRFIHERLKETGVPPSFDEMKDALDLRSKSGIHRLILALEERGFIRRLPNRARALEVLRLPESSTPASPNRNRKFSPSVIEGNLGRVRPLMNPNEEEAERLLVAIPVMGRIAAGTPITALQSRSHTISLPQDMLSTGEHYALEVRGDSMIEAGIFDSDLVVIRKQDTAETGDIIVALIDDEEATLKRLRKRGASIALEAANPAYETRIFGPDRVNIQGKLVSLIRKY from the coding sequence ATGCTGACCAAGAAACAGAGCGAATTGCTGCGCTTCATCCATGAGCGGCTGAAGGAGACCGGCGTGCCGCCCTCCTTCGACGAGATGAAGGATGCGCTCGATCTGCGCTCGAAATCCGGCATCCATCGGCTGATCCTGGCGCTCGAAGAACGCGGCTTCATCCGCCGCCTGCCGAATCGTGCCCGCGCACTCGAAGTGCTGCGCCTGCCGGAATCCTCGACGCCCGCCTCGCCGAACCGCAACAGGAAATTCTCGCCCTCGGTCATCGAGGGCAATCTCGGCCGCGTCCGGCCGCTGATGAATCCGAACGAGGAAGAGGCCGAGCGCCTGCTGGTCGCGATCCCGGTGATGGGCCGGATCGCCGCCGGCACGCCGATCACCGCCCTGCAGAGCCGCAGCCATACGATCAGCCTGCCGCAGGACATGCTCTCGACCGGCGAGCATTATGCGCTCGAAGTGCGCGGCGATTCGATGATCGAGGCCGGCATTTTCGATTCCGACCTCGTCGTGATCCGCAAGCAGGACACGGCCGAAACCGGCGACATTATCGTCGCGCTGATCGACGACGAAGAGGCGACCTTGAAACGGCTGCGCAAGCGCGGCGCCTCGATCGCGCTCGAAGCGGCCAATCCGGCCTATGAGACGCGGATTTTCGGGCCCGATCGCGTCAATATCCAGGGCAAGCTCGTGAGCCTCATCCGCAAATATTGA
- a CDS encoding IS1595 family transposase — MSVLSKLYFHDEAKAFEYLEGILWPQGPVCPHCGSLSGKHYDLRKTRVGLRKCSDCRKQFTVKVGTVFESAHIPLNKMLQAVYLMTSSKKGISAHQLHRILEITYKSAWFLAHRIREAMRSGDLSPLGSGGGTVEVDETYIGKVAGREKGPGGFHKNVVLTLVQRDGTARSFHVDGARTSEIVPIIRENIAREAKLMTDESSLYTKIGAEFGAHFTVNHRDEEYVRYTNIRSLPSREPFVIHTNTIEGYFSIFKRGMKGIYQHCSEKHLHRYLAEFDFRYSNRIALGVTDVQRCGKALQGVVGKRLTYHGCDSQGA, encoded by the coding sequence ATGTCCGTTCTGTCCAAGCTCTACTTTCACGATGAAGCCAAAGCCTTTGAATATCTCGAAGGCATCCTTTGGCCCCAAGGTCCGGTCTGCCCGCATTGCGGCTCTCTGAGCGGCAAGCATTATGATCTTCGCAAAACCCGCGTCGGTCTTCGCAAATGCTCGGATTGCCGCAAGCAGTTTACGGTCAAGGTCGGAACGGTCTTTGAAAGCGCCCATATCCCTCTGAACAAGATGCTTCAGGCGGTTTATCTGATGACCTCTTCGAAAAAGGGCATCAGCGCGCATCAACTGCACCGCATCCTTGAGATCACTTATAAATCTGCTTGGTTCTTGGCCCATCGCATCCGCGAGGCTATGCGTTCGGGGGATCTTTCCCCTTTAGGTAGCGGCGGCGGCACGGTCGAGGTTGACGAAACCTATATCGGCAAGGTGGCCGGCCGCGAGAAAGGCCCCGGCGGTTTTCATAAGAATGTGGTGCTTACGCTCGTCCAGCGCGACGGCACCGCTCGCAGTTTCCATGTCGATGGCGCGCGCACCTCGGAAATCGTGCCGATCATTCGCGAGAATATCGCGCGTGAGGCCAAGCTCATGACCGACGAGTCCAGTCTCTACACCAAGATCGGCGCAGAGTTCGGCGCACATTTCACGGTCAACCATCGTGACGAGGAATATGTTCGTTACACGAACATTCGGAGCTTGCCGAGCCGCGAACCTTTCGTGATCCATACGAACACGATTGAAGGCTATTTCTCGATCTTCAAGCGCGGCATGAAGGGCATCTACCAGCATTGCAGCGAGAAGCATCTGCATCGCTATCTTGCTGAATTTGATTTCAGATATTCAAACCGAATCGCCCTCGGCGTGACAGATGTGCAACGGTGCGGAAAAGCGCTTCAAGGCGTTGTTGGCAAACGACTTACTTATCATGGATGTGATTCACAGGGCGCCTAG
- the istA gene encoding IS21 family transposase — translation MKFRQTEPIAIAAAKASFSAATAYRIEQDPRLPSAKREPRERRRPDPLSAVFEEEVVPMLAAAPDLRPIAIFEEMIRRHPELGHGVRRTLERRIRAWRALHGAEREVIFRQTHEPGRMGLSDFTDMGALAITIGGAALEHRLYHFRLVYSGFEHAHVVLGGESFVALAEGLQNALWALGGAPSEHRSDSLSAAFRNLAQDAREDLTRRYDDLCAHYGMTPTRNNKGIAHENGSIESSHGHLKSAIKDALLMRGGADFADLSTYRRFIDEIVSRRNARNRPRIDTERAQLKTLPDRRTSDYEEVGVRVTSSGGFTLRKVFYTVPSRLIGHQLRVRLYDDRLDVFVGGTELMTLPRGRAHPSGKHAQVVNYRHVIHALRKKPMALLNLVYRDQLFPREAFRRTFDALLERLPDRQACRIMVDLLALAHERGCEAELAEALAVGLNANDLPDMAALRAQFTPDPEKVPTVVVTLAPLQSYEALLDDSQMGDAA, via the coding sequence ATGAAGTTCCGTCAGACCGAGCCAATCGCCATCGCGGCAGCCAAGGCGTCGTTCAGCGCCGCCACGGCCTATCGCATTGAACAAGATCCCCGCCTGCCATCAGCAAAGCGAGAGCCGCGAGAACGGCGGCGCCCCGATCCGCTCAGCGCGGTTTTCGAGGAGGAGGTCGTGCCGATGCTGGCGGCGGCGCCCGACCTGCGGCCAATCGCGATCTTCGAAGAGATGATCCGGCGCCATCCCGAACTCGGGCATGGCGTCCGCCGGACGCTGGAACGGCGGATCCGCGCCTGGCGCGCCCTGCACGGCGCCGAACGCGAGGTGATTTTCCGCCAGACGCATGAACCTGGACGCATGGGCCTGTCCGACTTCACCGACATGGGCGCCCTCGCCATCACGATCGGCGGCGCGGCCCTCGAGCACCGTCTCTACCACTTCCGCCTCGTCTATTCCGGCTTCGAACACGCCCATGTCGTACTCGGCGGCGAAAGCTTCGTGGCTCTGGCCGAAGGACTACAAAATGCCTTGTGGGCACTGGGCGGGGCGCCGTCCGAGCATCGCAGCGACAGCCTCTCCGCCGCGTTCCGCAATCTTGCCCAGGACGCGCGTGAGGATCTGACCCGGCGCTACGACGATCTGTGCGCCCATTACGGCATGACACCGACGCGCAACAACAAAGGCATCGCCCACGAGAACGGCTCCATCGAAAGCTCCCATGGCCATCTCAAAAGCGCCATCAAGGACGCCCTGCTGATGCGCGGCGGCGCCGACTTCGCCGATTTGTCCACCTACCGTCGGTTCATCGACGAGATCGTCAGCCGCCGCAACGCCCGCAATCGTCCTCGCATAGACACCGAACGCGCCCAGTTGAAAACCCTGCCAGACCGGCGCACCAGCGATTATGAGGAGGTCGGCGTCCGCGTCACCTCCTCAGGGGGCTTCACATTGCGCAAGGTGTTCTACACGGTTCCTTCGCGCTTGATCGGCCACCAGCTGCGGGTGCGCCTCTATGACGACCGTCTCGACGTGTTCGTCGGCGGCACGGAGCTCATGACCCTGCCGCGCGGGCGCGCCCACCCGTCCGGCAAGCATGCCCAGGTCGTCAATTATCGCCATGTCATCCATGCCTTGCGCAAGAAGCCGATGGCGCTCTTGAACCTTGTCTATCGCGACCAGCTTTTTCCGCGCGAAGCGTTCCGGCGCACCTTTGACGCTTTGCTGGAGCGCCTGCCAGACCGGCAAGCCTGCCGCATCATGGTCGATCTTCTCGCGCTCGCCCACGAACGTGGCTGCGAGGCCGAGTTGGCCGAGGCGCTCGCCGTCGGGTTGAACGCCAACGATTTGCCCGATATGGCGGCGTTGCGTGCCCAGTTCACCCCCGATCCCGAGAAAGTGCCGACAGTGGTCGTCACGCTGGCGCCGCTTCAGTCCTACGAGGCGTTGCTCGACGACAGCCAGATGGGAGACGCCGCATGA
- the aroQ gene encoding type II 3-dehydroquinate dehydratase — protein MTTIHVLNGPNLNLLGQREPEVYGHETLAMIESRLAATCKARGVSLAFRQSNHEGELVTWIQAAGLAREPIILNAGAYSHTSIALHDAIKGAHAHVIEVHLSNIHARESFRHVSLISPVARGVIVGFGAASYDLALEAFLSDRADLKS, from the coding sequence ATCACGACGATCCATGTTCTCAACGGGCCAAACCTCAACCTTCTGGGTCAGCGCGAGCCAGAGGTTTACGGGCATGAGACATTGGCCATGATCGAGTCGCGGCTCGCCGCGACTTGCAAGGCGCGCGGCGTGAGCCTCGCCTTCCGACAGTCGAACCATGAAGGCGAGCTCGTGACCTGGATTCAAGCCGCGGGCCTTGCCCGCGAACCTATTATCCTGAACGCGGGCGCCTATAGCCACACCTCGATCGCTCTTCACGATGCGATCAAGGGCGCCCACGCCCACGTGATCGAGGTTCATCTGTCGAATATTCACGCCCGCGAAAGCTTTCGCCATGTATCGCTAATTTCCCCTGTGGCGCGGGGCGTGATCGTCGGCTTCGGCGCCGCGTCCTATGATCTCGCGCTCGAAGCTTTCCTGTCCGATCGAGCCGACCTTAAGAGTTGA
- a CDS encoding IS3 family transposase (programmed frameshift), which translates to MQRRKFSREFKVEAVRLIRDRGVAVAQASRDLEVHENVLRKWVKELATDPVQAFPGQGQMKAEQLEIERLRREVTRLRAERDIFKKGRGVLREGVDMKFSFIAKHRAIWPVAWMCEALSVSRSGFHAWLRRAPSRRAKSDEAIGAKVRASFMASARTYGARRVWRDVLAEGVSCGLHKIERLMRAQALRARPRRRGLPKDGDERLSTAIAANVLDRQFVAQRPNQKWIADFTYIWTAEGWLYVAAVIDLFSRRVVGWSMKAEMTAGLVTDALLMAIWRRGRPNALLHHSDRGSQYTSEPFQRLLAEHGVACSMSRSGNCWDNAAMESFFSSLKTERTAAKVYRTRDQARADVFDYIERFYNAVRRHSTLGYLSPIEFETKGGLA; encoded by the exons ATGCAACGACGGAAGTTTTCGCGGGAGTTTAAGGTCGAGGCGGTTCGGCTGATCCGAGATCGGGGTGTTGCGGTCGCCCAGGCCTCGCGCGATCTTGAGGTTCATGAGAACGTTCTGCGCAAATGGGTGAAGGAGTTGGCCACTGACCCGGTTCAAGCCTTCCCCGGTCAGGGCCAGATGAAAGCCGAGCAACTCGAGATCGAGCGCCTTCGGCGCGAGGTGACCAGACTCAGGGCGGAGCGCGATATTT TTAAAAAAGGCCGCGGCGTTCTTCGCGAAGGAGTCGACATGAAGTTCTCCTTCATTGCGAAGCACCGCGCGATCTGGCCGGTGGCCTGGATGTGCGAAGCTCTGTCCGTCTCCCGTTCCGGCTTTCATGCCTGGCTGCGACGCGCTCCGAGCCGGCGGGCCAAGAGCGATGAAGCGATCGGCGCCAAGGTGCGGGCGAGCTTCATGGCCAGCGCCCGCACCTATGGCGCCCGCCGGGTCTGGCGGGATGTTCTGGCCGAGGGCGTTTCCTGTGGGCTGCACAAGATCGAGCGCCTGATGCGGGCGCAAGCCCTGCGGGCGCGGCCGCGCCGGCGGGGACTGCCAAAGGATGGCGACGAGCGCCTTTCCACGGCGATTGCCGCCAATGTCCTCGATCGTCAGTTCGTGGCGCAGCGGCCGAACCAGAAATGGATCGCCGACTTCACCTATATCTGGACGGCCGAGGGATGGCTCTATGTTGCGGCGGTGATCGATCTGTTCTCGCGGCGCGTCGTCGGCTGGTCGATGAAGGCCGAGATGACGGCGGGGCTCGTCACCGACGCCCTCCTGATGGCGATCTGGCGGCGTGGAAGACCGAATGCTCTGCTACATCACTCGGATCGCGGCAGCCAATATACGAGCGAGCCGTTCCAGCGCTTGCTCGCCGAGCACGGTGTTGCTTGTTCGATGAGCCGATCCGGCAATTGCTGGGACAACGCCGCGATGGAGAGCTTCTTCTCGTCGCTCAAGACCGAGCGAACGGCGGCAAAGGTCTATCGGACCAGAGACCAGGCCAGAGCCGACGTGTTCGATTACATCGAGCGCTTCTACAACGCGGTTCGCAGACACTCGACTTTGGGATATCTCAGCCCGATTGAGTTTGAGACGAAGGGTGGGTTAGCTTAA
- a CDS encoding acetyl-CoA carboxylase biotin carboxyl carrier protein subunit produces MTEKKTAPGGPARTIDSHLVETLGEIATRLDLSEIEVAQGDLRIRVARQIGLQAAVPIATVATAVPAASGRAAPAPQAPTNFANHPGTVKSPMVGTAYLRPAPESPRFVELGDQVKAGDKLLLIEAMKTFNEIVAPRAGVVTAFLVEDSQPVEFGQPLVVIE; encoded by the coding sequence ATGACCGAAAAAAAGACCGCGCCGGGAGGACCCGCGAGGACGATCGACTCGCATCTCGTCGAGACACTCGGCGAAATCGCAACGCGTCTCGATCTCAGCGAGATCGAAGTGGCGCAAGGTGATCTCAGAATTCGTGTCGCACGTCAGATCGGCCTGCAGGCGGCTGTTCCGATCGCGACAGTTGCTACGGCTGTTCCGGCGGCGTCTGGGCGCGCCGCACCAGCTCCCCAGGCACCGACCAATTTTGCCAACCACCCTGGCACGGTCAAATCGCCCATGGTTGGCACGGCCTATCTGCGGCCGGCACCGGAGTCGCCGCGCTTCGTCGAGCTGGGCGATCAAGTCAAAGCCGGTGACAAGCTGCTGTTGATCGAGGCCATGAAAACCTTCAATGAAATCGTGGCACCGCGAGCCGGAGTCGTGACGGCTTTTCTGGTTGAAGATTCGCAGCCTGTCGAATTCGGGCAGCCACTCGTCGTAATCGAATAA
- a CDS encoding DsbA family protein produces MAFLSALLKSLITAAALCCLAGAAFAASQFSPAQKGEIEQIIKSYIMTNPEILRDAITELDRREKTAEATARSKIISNLKGPLYVSPTQAIVGNPNGKITLVEFFDYNCGYCKKSLPDIARLIKENPDLRVILKDYPILSKGSVEASEIATAFHEQFSGEKFWQFHKTLLGSHGYVGRAQAIAVAKDLGANMDQLTKDAAAPSVKKGLEQNDQLGQALMLTGTPSFVIGDETIIGAVGYDELKTKLDNVRKCGKVICS; encoded by the coding sequence ATGGCCTTCCTCAGCGCTCTCTTGAAGAGCCTCATCACCGCCGCCGCCCTCTGCTGCCTGGCCGGAGCCGCATTTGCCGCCAGCCAGTTTTCGCCGGCGCAAAAAGGCGAGATCGAGCAGATCATCAAGAGTTACATTATGACGAATCCGGAGATCTTGCGCGACGCGATCACCGAGCTCGACCGCCGCGAAAAGACCGCCGAAGCGACGGCGCGCAGCAAGATCATCTCGAATCTGAAGGGTCCGCTCTATGTTTCGCCAACTCAGGCGATCGTCGGCAATCCGAACGGCAAGATCACGCTCGTCGAATTCTTCGACTATAATTGCGGCTATTGCAAAAAGAGCCTGCCGGACATCGCCCGGCTCATCAAAGAAAATCCTGACCTCCGCGTGATCTTGAAGGACTATCCGATCCTTTCCAAGGGCTCGGTCGAAGCCTCGGAAATCGCAACCGCATTCCACGAACAGTTCAGCGGTGAGAAATTCTGGCAATTCCATAAGACGCTGCTCGGCTCGCATGGCTATGTCGGCCGGGCGCAGGCCATTGCCGTCGCCAAAGACCTGGGCGCGAATATGGACCAGCTCACCAAGGATGCCGCGGCTCCATCGGTCAAAAAAGGCCTCGAGCAGAATGATCAACTGGGCCAAGCCCTCATGTTGACCGGCACGCCGTCTTTTGTGATCGGCGACGAGACCATCATCGGCGCGGTCGGCTATGACGAGTTGAAGACCAAGCTCGATAATGTCAGGAAATGCGGCAAGGTCATTTGTTCTTGA